In Coffea arabica cultivar ET-39 chromosome 9e, Coffea Arabica ET-39 HiFi, whole genome shotgun sequence, the genomic window TACTCATCCCTACAAGAAATGGATTGACAATTACTACTCTGATGGCTTCCAGGttcattttcttcttgtctCTTTGGTTTTTGTACTTTAATTGGTTTGCCTTACGGGCGGGTTtcacttgtttttcttttgtttaaagTGCATTAATGTGTTCATCTGCACGCCCTATTATTATTTacacattcttttttttaatttatgaattatatattttttttaaaacttaggCATCGGCTCTGCAAACTGAGGACTTACTGGATAAATTAAGCGTTTCGTTGACTGGTGAAGAGcttgacatcattgaaaagctGTATCATCAAGCAATGAAACTTGAGCTGGATTTTTTTCTGGCTCAGCCACTTGGGCAGAAAACTGTTGTTCCTCTGTCAAAACTacacaaagaaacaaaagatcAACTTATTATATTTTCTGACTTTGATTTGACCTGCACTGTGGTTGATTCATCTGCCATCTTAGCGCAAATTGCTATCATAACAGCGCAAAAGTCTGATCAAAGTCAACTGGAAACTCAAATTGCTCGGATGTCGTCAGCTGATCTGAGGAGCAGATGGGGGTTTCTGTCAAAGCAGTATACAGAAGAGTATGAACAGTGCATTGAGAGCATTTTGGTTTCAGATAAAGGTAACTATTCCATCATCTGTCTCCAtttatcttttgatttttttgaggtTTACTATGAACTGAATTATGTGAAGGGTGATGTGTATTAATGAAGCTTTctcttaactttcatttttacAGCTGATAAGTTTGATTATGAACGTTTACGCAATGCTCTGGAGCAACTTtcagattttgagaaaagagcAAATCTGAGGGTAATTGAGTCTGGGGTACTCAAGGGATTGAATCTTGAAGATATAAGACGTGCTGGGGAGCGTCTGATTCTCCAAGATGGTTGTATCAATTTCTTTAAGAGCATCACAGGGAATAAGAATTTGGATGTAAAGGTCCACATTCTTTCCTACTGTTGGTGTGCTGATCTTATTAGGTCTGCCTTCTCTGCAGGTATGTTCTTTAATTCCCAGAATTGCGATATGTGATGTTAGTGTTTGCATTTAGCTTATACTAGGTTGAGATAGATTTGTTATACTTGGTTGCAAAGAGctatcttttatttatttcttactCTACTGCTTCTGGATGAAACACGCTTTTGTCACCCAGCTATTACATGGTATCACAAGTGATGCCTTGTTATCAGTTGATTAGATGTCAACTTCTATTACTGGATTATGTTTTAGGTAAATGTAATAGCAGGATCATTTCAACTGCCTATTTTCACATGACTACCCCAGTTCTTGTAAAGGAAGACTGAAGGTCTTATATATATCAGGATTTGATGCTTTGCTTGTGGGGTTCAAGGGCTTCCAGTCTTTGCAATTTGGTGATTTCCCATTTACTATTTTGACCAATGTGTTCCAACAGTTGATCTTTTAAAGTGGTTATAGATACAAATTCCCATGTAGATTTGCATGAGATTGAGCATGAAGTGCCACAGATGGTTTTTTGCTGCTATCGCAATTTATATGGTCGAtaagttgatgaaaagaataATAGGAACTATAATTGGTTATGCAGGGAAAATGTTTTTGGCATTAAATTTTGATAATAGAGAATTACAAAATGTGActtaaattttattttgcagTTTCAATCTTTTGCTGCCTAATGGCTTTCTAATAATGAAGTACTGGAACAATATTTAAATGTGTCAAAGGTGTTAGTTTAACTTGTTCTTGTCTCAGTTATGTGCTTGGAACTTGAAAACTGTATTCTTGCATATGGAATTCGACTATTAGCATCCTCACCATATTGAGCAGAGCTTGTTGTGCTCTCCTGGAGCTTTAATCCTGTTCAGTTTTAAGAAAGCATTCCAATTATCTTTTAGAAAAAAAACCTAGGGAAAAATCCCTGGCTTAGGCTCAAGTAATCTCCTAAATGTGCTCTGTCATGTTTTCAATATACCATTGAAGTTTTGGAAGGCCAACTTAATACACATTGCCTTGTTTATGTTTTCCATAGTCGTCTTATTCTGGCCCCGACTCTACTGTTGTTTGACCCTTTAATATTGGTAAAATGGTGCACCTGCAAATTACAGATAAATGGACCAGAAGGAACACTTGGTTGATCTGTTCTTTATTTTCAACATTAGCTAAATTCACTGTGTGCAAAGTTGGTTTTATCATTTCTTGCCTCTCATAAAGAATTATTTGTATGGAGGTAAGTCGGGAGCTTTAAGTATTTTACATTCTGCTTCTGTTTTATGTTCTGCAGGTGGCCTAAATGCCCTGAATGTGCATGCTAATGAATTTACTTACGAAAACTCATTATCAACGGGTGAAATTgttaagaaagtggagtctccCATTGACAAACTTAAAGCGTTTAGTGATATCTTACAGAACTCCAGCAACAACAGAAGGAATCTGATTGTGTATATTGGAGATTCAGTGGGTGACTTGCTTTGTTTACTTGAAGCAGATGTTGGCATTGTACTTGGCTCAAGCACTAGTTTAAGGAGAGTAGGAAGTCATTTTGGTGTTACTTTTGTTCCGCTGTTTCCTGGCGTGGTTGAGAAACAGAAAGGATGTGTCGAGGGGAACTCAGCTGTATGGACGGGCCTTTCAGGCATTCTTTACACAGTCACAAGTTGGGCAGAGATTAGTGCCTTTATTCTTGGGCAGTAGAATCTTCTCTCCCCTCGCATCCTTTGTTATGTTAGGATATTGAAGAATGttaatacaaaaatataatgTGTTGATGGGTTGGTGGCTAGTTTTATTTGAGGCCACGGAATAGCTCTCTTGTTCCCTCGTGTTTTTTCTGCAGGGCCTTCTGTTACAGGATTGTAGATGTGATTCTTTTGGCTGATTGTTCCGAGTGAGTACTGCAATTATCGAGTTGTTTTTAGTCCTCTTTGTCTTTCACCATGCATATTTCTTCTTTCAATGAGGCTGACTATTCTTCTATGATTACTTTGTACCTTTCAGATACTGAGAGCTCATGATCAAATCATCATAAAGAGGCAGTTTTACCAATTATTAGTTGAAGTGTAATATATTCACCCTGTTGGGGTTTACGCTGTTCAGTTTTTTGGATTGAATGGCAATTTGGAGAAAGACGTGACTGCTTGATTTTTTGCAGCTTTCTCCATGAAAGGAAAAGATATTTGTTTGTGGTATCTGTAATGAGATTCTACACTGCTCTCCTTGTATCTCAAGTCAATTTCTGGAAAACTGTCATTCCTAAGTATTACCTTGCTCTATCATCCCTTTAATTTACTTAGAGTTGTGCACCTGGCTtgatatcattattattattggcCTAATAAATTTGTTTGAAAAAGTGTCTGAGAATCAGAATGGTCAGTAATAATTTGTCTATAATAATTCAATACGTATTTTGATTAAGCCTTGCCATTTTGACAAAGGGTCCATTTTTAGTTTAGTTATGATTCTCATACAACTTGATAGTTTGATTATTTTGATATCTTGAGAGTAGGGTAACTTTTGGCATCACGAAAAACTAAAACCAGATTATGCTAGTACTCTAAACTAAACCAGATTAAGTTTTGTTCTCCCAAATCATTCATAAAGGTAAAAGTATTTCAAGAATATCCTTTTTCAGAACAGTTTTGCCTAATTTGCTTAATGTTTGATGTGTATTTTTATTAGCGGCCATCCGCAACTAGGTTGGTAAATGTAGAACCTACGCCCTGCAGAAAACTCTTGAGAAAATGGCCTTCGAGAATCAGGTATCAGCCGTATCTACCAGCGTGTTTCAATGGAATGAACGACTCCAAAAGTACTTAAAACATGAGCACCGTACTTAGCTCCAGATTTATGTATAGGAGTGTATTAACATGGGTATTTGatgtttttcttaaaattaaaaaattgctACTTTTTCTACAGTTTTAACCAGGTGAACATGTTTGTATGTTGTTCATGCAAAGCATAGAGATACACATGGACGGGCGCATAcacgtgtatatatatatatatgtatgaattaatctttttatatattgataatatatatatattatcagttTAGATGGATGATGATTAatgtaaattttaaattttgaatatgtATATATCTAATTATTATAGTATATATACTGTTAATGCATATAAtgttgattatatatatatatatatgcaagcTTGCTTACgttttatattttttcattCATCTTATTTTTATTGGACAAGTGGATTTTACTCTTTTAAATATGTGTATTGTATAGGGATGTATGGTTTAATGCCAGCGGTGCTTATCttgacaaaaaaattcaaatgattttcgtTCTTCACGAGCCAATAGTAACAATAGTACTAGTAGTTTCTCCACCTTCAATGGTGGCATGAACGACAAGAGGCAATCATTCCAGACAACTTTGAAGATATGATGTGAACTTGTTGATATGACAGGACTGAAATTCTGGCTGGGTTCCCTATGTACttctttattttaaaattcACATTTATACCTAGTAGTACTTGTGTAGTCATAGgataaacttgaaaaattttattccaTTTCTACCTGTGTGCTTCGTTAAAAAGTGTACAACAAGTCGAAATTACGCGACAATGGTTAGATTATAAACATTTAGAGGTAATCGAAATTCTGGTGTAAAACACAATTTAAGGTGAAGCTCACAAACGAACATCGTCCAATCAATTGGTAACTGGAAGTGCAGCTGAGGATCTTAAATCCAGAATAACTATCTCACAATTTTTCGATGTGAGACGAATGACCATCCCCCGAGCACACTCTCACCaattattattgattttttcaACAAGTCGAAATTAAAAAGTGTATAAGATCACAAGCAAAAGAGAATAGGAGGGGACATGAAAAGTATTTTGTCTCAAACTCAACAAGAGAAATTTTATGACAATAGGGTCCGTAGTTTTCTTGCATGTACCATGGTTTCCTTGGAAGAATATATATAACTTCTCTTTAATTCAATTAATGGTGGAAAAAGAAAATCCCTGAAATGCTAAAACTACGTACGCATAAAGTTGAAGGCCCCCGAACGAAAGAGGAGGCTAGCTACGAAACCTTATTCAATTTTGATCACCTGATTTTGGATTATTTATCAGTTTTATGAGCAAGTCAGGCTAGAATAAATCTAGTTTTCTCATGGATAAAACACTCAAGCAAGTACTTAATAGTCACAAAGTAACAACTTATGACTACCAACCTGCAATACACTAAAAAGTGTATTGTTATCatgtgtgtgaattttgaagcAAATACATGGTCAAGAAAGGATAAACATGTGCATGAGAGGTCTAAATTTGCTTTATAAATGGTTTTTAATTTGGTCCAAAAAATCATTAAGGGAAGTTTTTAGGGTGTTTAAGATTTGAGACGACAATTTGCAGTCAAAAcctaaatatcaaaattttatgacgtgaaagaataaaaatgtgtttctactaTTTAACAAAGATTGAGAACAATTTAGATAATCCAACTCAATACGCCATCTTATGAAAGTCTTAATCCCTCGTCTGTATCAAGGGCCACAAATATCACACAAACTTGCATACTTGTAAGTAAGATGGTCTCTGCCCCCGCGTGAATGGTCCAGCGGCAGCGCCTCTCACCAGTGAACCTtgaggtcacaagttcgagtctccGCTCCGCTGGATTCCTCCGCGCACTTAACGCGTTCGGGCCGGGTTGGGGCGCCGGGTCCGGGTCGCAGGGAATTAGTCGGGtcccgtaaggattgacccggacacccctgtgtcgaccaaaaaaaaaaagaaaaagaaaaagtaagatGGTCTCTCCATAATCCTGGCATGTAAACAAAACTTCTACCCCGTAACAAGTGCTAATTTGACTACCTTTGTGTTGTATCAATTTGATTAGATTAGCTATCATTGGTCATTTAATTTGCGCATACATGTTGTTTATCTTCAGCTTCCTTCTTAGGCATGTAATAGAATTAGATGGTCATTTTAACGTCCAAGTTCATACCTCTTCCAATGTGGCGGATAACGTTAGACCGGTGGGTAAGAAAAATATCTTGGTGTGGCTTGATTCTTGATGATTTGGTGGGGGCTGATATTCACTTTCACTTGCATAGCTAGCGCCCTTACTCTTGCACTATAGCACCACCTTTTGATGAGTTTTTGTTCTTTTCCCGTCAAATCACGCTGCATCAATAGTATAAGCAACAAGACAAATTAATGTGTTCATGCACAGAAAACAGAAGTAAGATAAATAGTTCAGCTGGGAGTCGCGAGATTCCTAAATGAATGAAGAGCAAAATATGACTAAGATATATTTATTGTTTAGCATTATTATCGTTGATGCACATTTATGTATACTTTTGCCTAATTTGCAATTGTAAGACAAAAAAATGGAATTACGATTCTAAGTATCAGAGAGGGGTTTTCTTATTGCATAACTGATATCGCACTATGAGTTTCTTTGAGGTTCTTTTTCTGCATTTGGAAGTTAAACAAGTCTGAAGCAGCAGTGGAATCAATGGAAAGAAGCAATCACTTAAATTagatatttttttcatttttaatggTTACAACTAGGAGTGTAATTCAATCGAGTAGTTTGACTCGAGTTCACGAGTAGTTTGATCAATTACTTGACTAGAATTCGATCAATGCCGAGTTCGAGCTACTCGATTGAGGATTCGAATCAAACTCgagcatatatatcatatattCGAGAGTTTGTCGAGTTTTATAGAGTATTCGGtgtaatatttaattaatatattataaataatcaaattacCTTTTTAGGTTGATTATTTACAATATTTACGATCCTAATCATTTTTCGAGTTCGCCAACTTCTCAAGCTTTATTGAATCGAGTTCGAGTCTGTCTAGTATTACGTCGAGTCGAGCTGGATGTTTGTTCAAACAATTTGTTCGACTTCAAGCTCGAATTCGAGTATTGTTACTAGGCATCAAGTTCGAGCTCAAATATGGGGATACTCGAGTTCAATTCGACTCGATATTACCCCTAATTACAACttttattttcctaatttttcgtCGGCTCGTTTTTCATACAGGGCTTGGGATGAAAACTACGAAATTGCGCATAATTTTGTCATGAAAGCTCCAATtccatccttttctttttcagaaTCAGATGAAAATATTTTGTGTCTATTGCAGCCTCAATTATATAACTAGTGGCCAAAAGAAGCTTGAAATCAAATTCCTGGTACAGTATATTATACACAGCGTAAAGTCGTAAAGTAGTGCAAACCCTAAACGTAATACACACAACAATCTTTCTGTCGGCAAGTCTATTTTTCGTGGAAGGGTAGGGGAGTTGCATATTATTACATCTCAATTGCTCGTTTTGGGTCATGAAGATAAAGGGACGTGGTGGAACGTTTGTCATTTCATGATTATCAAAAGTATATACATTGTTGGATTAGCACTGAATCTACCCTAATCACCTAAATAGTCAAGTTGACATCATTTGACTTGTTATATATTTTTGCTTGCCAACCTGTCTAAGACAGCTTTTCTACATCATCTCCTTACGATGAAGCAATTATTAATGCTACAAATGTTTGATCTTCCCCACTTCTGTCTTATTTATGAAGTTTCTTatcagcccaaaaaaaaaaaagagtgaagtttcttgggtatttgtctaaaattttactataacttattgtagaagttttaaaaaaaaaatttgaagtatgtgtgtttttttaatattttgaagtgtatagtttaaaaactttgtgaagttttttgaggttactgtagttaaagtttttaaaaaacttgtagcagataaATTGGATAAAAAACTTGTCTGCCAAACAAGGAGATAGATGGAAGTTTTTTAAGTTAAAAAGACAAAATCATCTTTCTGGCTCCATCCTAACAATTACAAACCACCTTCGGAAATAAATACACGGCAGACGAACAAGAACTTGTGCATGtacatttttttatatatatatgaattcaTTTTTATCAGAAATATGAGATAGAAACAATTGAGTTTTTAGTACATTTTGTTGAATCACCTTGTTCTATCCATTGCACAAAAGCTCTTCCCTTGTCTAATTGAATTTCAAAGAATTAGTAGCAAAAGGGTGCAAAAGATGGCATTATAATTTGTCCAAGAGAAACCAGTTTGATCcatgaaaaaagaaagacaaaaacaaaaagaggggCAAATTAGGATAGCAACATATGCTtcttaaaccagaaaatcctGTACTAATTAAAAGAAAGTCAGACATATTTGTTAATGGaaaatatcttttttttctccTATAAAAAGTTGGAGTATTCTTCGGATTGAAATACATTCCATCCAACCTTAAAATGCTCTGATGTTTTATTAACCAGAATGGCATGATTGACAATATTTTGCgtctgaaaaaagaaaaagaagataaaacaCAAGGCATGCATCTGCTGGTTGACATGTACATTGCGACCAAACCCATATTACCAACCATTAATCATTTAACACAGCAAACCATTTTGTCACGACTAACTACATGCTATAAAATATCTAATTATGATATAGAAATGGAGAGCTAATTATTATGCTGTTGGCTCTTGGGCACCCCCAAGAAAAAGGGCTATTAGTAGCTATTAGCTATTTGGTTAGGTCATTTCTCTAACAGCTCACTGCCATTAGTTTGAGAACAAAAGAACAGAGCTTAGTGAGTATATATTTTCAATGGTTGTCCTCACTAAAAACAAATACCACGTCGCAAAAAAAACTAAGTAGTGTATGTCTTAGTCTCACCATATGGTATCTATTGGTTTGTTTGTCTCTATTGATCTTTAAATTTGGATCAGCCACCTCATTAATTTGTAATTGCAGCTAAGCAAAGTTGTTTCCTACTTTTCCACTGAAAATTTTACAGTTCAGACATAGACTTCCACTTTAGTAGTTCCATTCCATGAGCGACACCAAACCGTcctcccccacccccccccccctgcTCTTTCCCACCAAAAGCCCTTCCCCGCCCCCACACCccatgccaaaaaaaaaaaagcaaaaaaaattgcATGGCTTTCCTAAGACTCCAACTTCAATTAAAAAGTTAGTTCTAGAactatacaattttttttttacggaGACGATAAATCTATTCTATTCTACACTAGACGGAGGAGATAGACCTGAAAAGATCCAAGGGTAATCCAGAGAAGATTGAACTACCACTGAACCAGACGGGTGCACCACGCATTCgtctaaaatttttaaacaaaatcaGTTAATATGACAATGGATGGGAGGCAAGAATTTCTCCCACCCCATCAAATTTTAATGCTTTGATGGTGGCCactagggttgcaaacgaatcgagccgctcgcgagcggttcgagtcaagctcgagtcgagttcgagctcagaatattaagctcgttagctcgcgtgCCGGCTCGTGAgcttgggtatatatatatatatttttttttttttatttttatttaataataaaattacgtatattatatatatttttttttattttttatttttatagtaaaattacgtatatatccttaatattttattatttattaagaaaaaaatattattttatttattttttaaaaaataaaataaataattttttttttcgaactcgagtttggtaaaatttaatcaagactcgactcgattagctcaaaactcgactcggctcggctcgtttgcagccctagtggCTACCAAGCCCAAGGCTGACTGGTGGTTAGTTCTAGAACTATAAGATACTGATCTTTGTAGTAGAGATGAAAGACTTGTATGTAGGCCATAATTACTTAGGTGTCTTCTTCAATATTCTGCTATTTTAATTACCCCTTGTAGCTTCCGTCCATCACACCATGAAGCAACTAAGAAAAATCCATTCCCTACCCGCAAAACtctatgtaatatatatatatatatataatccgACATCTACAAAACTCTTAAACATTTCATCccctttcttcctcttcttcttggtCTCATAGTATTCTCCAACTTCATAGTTGTTCTCATATCAATCATGCAGCCTCAAAACCAGCAGCTAATGGCAGAGTATATgagatcaagaattcaaagCAATCATGAGTTATTTATGCATGAAGATGAAGAAGGGCTGAGAGTTTCTCCACAAAATACATCAAATATGCTAGTGGAAAAAGCAAGGGCGCCCCCCACAGGGTAAATGGAACTAGTACGAGTTCTAGGCAAGTCTAATTCTTGgcttttcaaattttctctctGACTGTACGGCTCATGACCAATTGGTTTCCTTTCTGCAAgcttgctgtttttttttttcttttttttgggtgtgtTTTGCCTGGAAACTTTAGTTGTTCATCATCAACGCAATAAATCAGAGATGCGTTTTGGCTTCAAATCTCATCAACCTTTCATAGTAGGCAAGTCCAGAAATATCAAGGTTGCTCCGGCCACCCGCCGCCAGTTGTGTTCTCCATCGACAACCACCATTGTAGGACTCATGATCATGGGTTTAATTTCATCTTTTTCTGCATCTGAGAAGATGTTATGTTCAAtgaacttttcattttttgtaaCAGTTTAAGGCATGAATCTTTGTGAAACTAGAAATCGTGTTGTTGACAAATTGGCAAATTTTATTTACATTTGCTGTTGACTACGAGTCTGAAGCTGATTCACGGCTTGAAATGGACATCCAACTCCGTGAAGAGCTTGAAGATACTAGCAGCCATGTTTCtgaccttcttttttttcccctcaaaTGGTACTTTAGCTTTAAAATGTTTGAGATGAAAATGATATTTACATTGGAACTACATAAATGATAAACCTTATGCATTAACtagttgaaaaaaattaaaattttaaaaaatatggtGCATATGTAGAAgcacttttccaagattttaggaaaattaattaGCGAATTGTCAGGAGCAAAGCAGCAGaacataataataattattattttctctaAAATCTTTATCTGGAAAACTTGAAGCTTATTGGCTGTTACTGTTGTACTATTAAACCGAGGTTTGCTTAGCATTTAATTGGTTCTGGATGGATATGAGGTAAATCGACCAATGACAGATTAACAGCAAGCAATCattatccttttcttttgcgGCTTTTGCTCATGCTTCGGCACCTGGAAAGTGAAACCCTTGTTTGGTTTGGGTTGTGATTTTTCGTAggaaaatttttatgtttttttaaacaaatattttaattataattttaacttttattaatcaaatcatcaaagtaaattttttttttttataaaaacttttgagaaaaaagcaatccaaacaagaaatCTATAGGATTTATCTAAACCGTGGAATGACAAACAGACAAAGTCAAAATCAGGAAGGTAATCTTCACACCTGGCATTCTGCTAATTACTGGAAAACATAAGAGTTAATCATACAAAAGGAATATACACGGTGCCTCTTAGGTCTGGCACCGTGTGATCGCAGTTTGATCCCTCCTATTCGTCGAATCTGGGATACCCACTAcgttagcaaaaaaaaaaacaaaaataaataaaatggagtATATTAATTAGTAGCAGTAAAATACGCAATGCAGGGTATTAGTCGTTCAATTATTCATAATTACTTCAGTAAATTGGAATACATAAATAGCCCTGGATATTTTATTGGTCTATTTATT contains:
- the LOC113710267 gene encoding bifunctional TH2 protein, mitochondrial isoform X1, yielding MRLLFQKPAPQILIRNLNTLSNLPFFNSNSFFKSSVSSLSLSGPDFSRRRRISSSCPMATVSTPKPPPATTTTTKIDDGVGIASKCWIKYRKESTLSLYSPFVVSLASGKLNVDAFRHYIAQDVYFLKAFAQAYELAEECADDDDAKIGINELRKNVVQELKMHNSFIQEWETAPAKESTLNPATLKYTEFLLATASGKVEGVKAPGKLATPFEKTKVAAYTLGAMTPCMRLYAFLGKELQALLDESESTHPYKKWIDNYYSDGFQASALQTEDLLDKLSVSLTGEELDIIEKLYHQAMKLELDFFLAQPLGQKTVVPLSKLHKETKDQLIIFSDFDLTCTVVDSSAILAQIAIITAQKSDQSQLETQIARMSSADLRSRWGFLSKQYTEEYEQCIESILVSDKADKFDYERLRNALEQLSDFEKRANLRVIESGVLKGLNLEDIRRAGERLILQDGCINFFKSITGNKNLDVKVHILSYCWCADLIRSAFSAGFDALLVGFKGFQSLQFGGLNALNVHANEFTYENSLSTGEIVKKVESPIDKLKAFSDILQNSSNNRRNLIVYIGDSVGDLLCLLEADVGIVLGSSTSLRRVGSHFGVTFVPLFPGVVEKQKGCVEGNSAVWTGLSGILYTVTSWAEISAFILGQ
- the LOC113710267 gene encoding bifunctional TH2 protein, mitochondrial isoform X2, with the protein product MRLLFQKPAPQILIRNLNTLSNLPFFNSNSFFKSSVSSLSLSGPDFSRRRRISSSCPMATVSTPKPPPATTTTTKIDDGVGIASKCWIKYRKESTLSLYSPFVVSLASGKLNVDAFRHYIAQDVYFLKAFAQAYELAEECADDDDAKIGINELRKNVVQELKMHNSFIQEWETAPAKESTLNPATLKYTEFLLATASGKVEGVKAPGKLATPFEKTKVAAYTLGAMTPCMRLYAFLGKELQALLDESESTHPYKKWIDNYYSDGFQASALQTEDLLDKLSVSLTGEELDIIEKLYHQAMKLELDFFLAQPLGQKTVVPLSKLHKETKDQLIIFSDFDLTCTVVDSSAILAQIAIITAQKSDQSQLETQIARMSSADLRSRWGFLSKQYTEEYEQCIESILVSDKADKFDYERLRNALEQLSDFEKRANLRVIESGVLKGLNLEDIRRAGERLILQDGCINFFKSITGNKNLDVKVHILSYCWCADLIRSAFSAGGLNALNVHANEFTYENSLSTGEIVKKVESPIDKLKAFSDILQNSSNNRRNLIVYIGDSVGDLLCLLEADVGIVLGSSTSLRRVGSHFGVTFVPLFPGVVEKQKGCVEGNSAVWTGLSGILYTVTSWAEISAFILGQ